The Bos taurus isolate L1 Dominette 01449 registration number 42190680 breed Hereford chromosome 18, ARS-UCD2.0, whole genome shotgun sequence genome has a window encoding:
- the EID2 gene encoding EP300-interacting inhibitor of differentiation 2 codes for MSELPADQGVPPAGAANDNGDVRQAEVGGRRREPAPAQPVAARDRPMAAAVEGSMASPVEGPVPEAREGPMAASREGLGAAAREARMAEVARLLAEPAEEEGPEGRPRSRPGNGPGLAALPYLRLRHPLGVLGINYQQFLRHYLEHYPIAPGRIQELEGRRRRFVEACRAREAAFDAEYQRNPQRMDFDILTFSITLTASEIINPLIEELGCDKFISRE; via the coding sequence ATGTCCGAGCTGCCCGCGGACCAAGGTGTCCCACCGGCGGGCGCAGCAAATGACAACGGCGACGTCCGGCAGGCGGAGGTAGGCGGCAGGAGGCGGGAGCCGGCCCCCGCGCAGCCTGTGGCGGCCAGGGACCGTCCGATGGCGGCGGCCGTAGAAGGTTCGATGGCTTCACCCGTGGAAGGTCCAGTGCCGGAGGCCAGGGAAGGTCCGATGGCGGCGTCCCGAGAAGGCCTGGGGGCAGCGGCCAGGGAAGCCCGGATGGCAGAGGTCGCCCGATTGTTGGCGGAGCCAGCGGAGGAAGAGGGTCCCGAGGGCAGACCCCGGTCCAGGCCCGGGAACGGCCCAGGCCTGGCTGCGTTGCCATATCTCCGCCTCCGTCACCCACTTGGCGTTTTAGGAATTAATTACCAGCAGTTCCTCCGCCACTATCTGGAACACTACCCGATTGCCCCTGGCCGAATTCAGGAGCTTGAAGGACGCCGCAGGAGATTTGTGGAAGCCTGCAGAGCCAGGGAAGCGGCGTTTGACGCGGAATATCAGCGGAATCCGCAGAGGATGGATTTTGATATTTTAACATTTAGTATAACTCTGACTGCATCTGAAATTATCAATCCTCTGATAGAAGAACTTGGTTGTGATAAGTTTATCAGTAGAGAATAG